The following proteins come from a genomic window of Phoenix dactylifera cultivar Barhee BC4 unplaced genomic scaffold, palm_55x_up_171113_PBpolish2nd_filt_p 000311F, whole genome shotgun sequence:
- the LOC103719713 gene encoding exocyst complex component SEC15B-like, whose protein sequence is MRRKVAPDSSDATGGEAGRQDLLQLSSAICNGEDLGPFVRKAFASGRPESLLHSLRHFARSKESEIEEVCKAHYQDFIRAVDDLRSLLSDVDSLKSALSDSNAALQSAAGPLLSSLDAYLEDRAVARNLSAALAASRLCARLLDLLARANAHLAADDLYLSLRAIDAVERDFLDAAPHPTIRRMLLRLIPAVRSHAERKIAKEFSDWMVQIRVASRHLGQIAIGRASAARQREEELRIKQRQAEEQSRLSLREANSSSIYSLEDDDDDDDDDLAAALAAAGGGGSTGSAVDGILRFDLTPLYRAYHIHQTLGLQDRFKKYYFENRKLQLTSDFQVSSMTPFLESHQTFFAQIAGFFIVEDRILRTGGGLISRSDVDALWETAIAKMVSVLEDQFSRMQTANHLLLIKDYVSLLGVTLQRYGYTVDPLLDVLSKHRDKYHDLLLSDCRLQVSEALAADKFEQMLMKKEYEYSMNVLSFQIQTSDIIPAFPYVAPFSSTVPDLCRIVRSFIEDSVSFMSHGGQFDFYPIVKKYLDRLLGVVLDGAILLLVESGGLGVSQAMQVAANMVVMERACDFFFRHAAHLSGIPFRIAERGKREFPLKKSRDAAEELLLGLLQAKIDDFLILTDTVSWMADDSPPNGNEYANEVIIYLETLVSAAQQILPIQVLRRVLHGVLTHVSEKIVGLFLSDSVKRFNANAVTGIDADLRLFESFADSQSHLFGDSEESGVNELKMALLEARQLVNLLMSNHPENFLNPVIREKSYNKLDYKKVVAISEKFRDSSDRLFSTFGTRGLKQNPKKKSIDALIKRLKDVS, encoded by the coding sequence ATGCGGCGGAAGGTGGCCCCGGATTCCTCGGATGCCACCGGCGGCGAGGCGGGGCGGCAGGACCTCCTCCAGCTTTCCTCGGCGATCTGCAATGGCGAGGACCTGGGCCCCTTCGTCCGCAAGGCCTTCGCCTCCGGCCGCCCCGAATCCCTCCTCCACTCTCTCCGCCACTTCGCCCGCTCCAAAGAATCCGAGATCGAAGAAGTCTGCAAGGCCCACTACCAGGACTTCATCCGCGCCGTCGACGACCTCCGGTCCCTCCTGTCCGACGTCGATTCCCTCAAATCCGCCCTCTCCGACTCCAACGCCGCCCTCCAGTCGGCCGCCggcccccttctttcttccctCGATGCCTACTTAGAAGACCGCGCCGTCGCCCGCAACCTCTCAGCCGCCCTTGCTGCCTCCCGCCTCTGCGCGCGCCTCCTCGACCTCCTCGCCCGCGCCAACGCCCACCTAGCCGCTGACGACCTCTACCTCTCCCTCCGCGCCATCGACGCCGTGGAGCGGGACTTCCTGGACGCCGCTCCCCACCCCACCATCCGCCGAATGCTCCTCCGCCTCATCCCCGCCGTCCGCTCCCACGCCGAGCGCAAGATCGCGAAGGAATTCTCTGACTGGATGGTCCAGATCCGCGTCGCCAGCCGCCACCTCGGCCAGATCGCCATCGGCCGCGCCTCCGCCGCCCGCCAGCGCGAAGAGGAGCTCCGCATCAAACAGCGCCAAGCCGAGGAGCAGTCCCGCCTCTCGCTCCGCGAAGCCAATTCCTCCTCCATCTACTCCCTCgaagacgacgacgacgacgacgacgacgacctcGCAGCCGCCCTTGCCGCTGCAGGCGGCGGAGGTAGCACCGGCTCCGCCGTCGACGGCATTCTTCGCTTCGACCTCACACCACTCTACCGCGCCTACCACATCCACCAGACCCTCGGCCTCCAGGATCGATTCAAGAAATACTATTTCGAGAACCGGAAGCTCCAGCTCACCTCCGACTTCCAGGTCTCCTCCATGACCCCATTTCTCGAGTCTCACCAGACCTTCTTCGCCCAGATCGCCGGATTCTTCATCGTCGAGGACCGGATCCTCCGCACCGGCGGCGGACTGATCTCCCGGTCCGACGTCGACGCGCTTTGGGAGACCGCCATTGCCAAGATGGTCTCCGTCCTCGAGGACCAGTTCTCTCGGATGCAGACCGCCAACCACTTGCTCTTGATCAAAGATTATGTGAGTCTTCTTGGTGTTACTCTCCAGCGATACGGCTACACCGTCGATCCGCTCCTCGATGTCCTGTCGAAGCACCGGGACAAGTACCATGACCTCCTGTTATCCGACTGCCGCCTCCAGGTGTCTGAGGCCCTTGCCGCCGACAAGTTCGAGCAAATGCTCATGAAGAAGGAGTATGAGTACTCGATGAATGTGCTGTCATTCCAGATCCAGACCTCCGACATCATCCCTGCATTCCCTTATGTCGCTCCGTTCTCCTCTACTGTCCCTGACCTATGTCGAATTGTCCGGTCGTTCATTGAGGACTCGGTCAGTTTCATGTCGCACGGCGGCCAGTTTGATTTCTACCCCATTGTCAAGAAGTATCTCGACCGCCTCCTTGGGGTGGTCCTCGATGGCGCCATCCTGCTCCTTGTTGAGTCTGGGGGCCTTGGCGTGTCCCAAGCCATGCAGGTAGCTGCCAACATGGTTGTGATGGAGCGGGCCTGTGACTTCTTCTTCCGCCATGCTGCACATCTCTCTGGCATCCCCTTTCGCATTGCTGAGAGGGGCAAGAGAGAATTCCCATTGAAAAAGTCCCGGGATGCAGCCGAGGAGCTTTTGCTGGGATTGCTTCAGGCCAAGATTGATGATTTTTTGATCTTGACCGACACTGTGAGCTGGATGGCCGATGACTCGCCTCCGAATGGGAATGAGTATGCAAATGAGGTAATCATATACCTTGAGACGCTGGTCTCCGCTGCACAGCAGATTCTGCCCATCCAAGTCCTTCGACGGGTGCTTCATGGAGTCCTCACCCATGTATCTGAAAAGATCGTGGGGCTTTTCCTTAGTGATTCGGTTAAGAGGTTTAATGCGAATGCTGTGACAGGAATAGATGCCGACTTGAGGCTGTTTGAATCATTTGCAGATAGCCAATCCCATTTGTTTGGTGATTCTGAGGAATCAGGTGTCAATGAACTGAAAATGGCTTTGTTGGAAGCAAGGCAATTGGTTAATTTGCTCATGAGCAACCACCCAGAGAATTTCCTGAACCCAGTGATCCGGGAAAAGAGTTACAATAAGCTGGATTACAAGAAGGTTGTCGCAATATCTGAGAAGTTCAGAGATTCGTCAGATCGGCTGTTCTCCACATTTGGTACAAGGGGTTTGAAACAGAACCCGAAGAAGAAATCAATTGATGCTCTGATAAAGAGGCTCAAGGATGTGAGCTGA
- the LOC103719711 gene encoding late embryogenesis abundant protein Lea5-D-like: protein MARALCSTAALAATLSDGITVLISRRGYAGAAAVTGTAANRGRSAEEKGTVVGSSSSSSSSDSWVPDPVTGYYRPGNRRAEVDAAELRETFLSHRSRH from the exons ATGGCTCGCGCTCTCTGCAGCACTGCTGCTCTCGCCGCCACTCTCTCCGACGGGATCACGGTCTTGATCAGCAG GAGGGGTTACGCCGGAGCGGCGGCGGTGACGGGAACGGCCGCCAACAGAGGGAGGTCGGCGGAGGAGAAGGGGACTGTGGTCGGTTCGAGTTCGTCTTCCAGCTCTTCGGATTCGTGGGTTCCGGATCCGGTCACGGGGTACTACCGGCCAGGGAACCGGCGGGCGGAGGTGGACGCCGCCGAGCTCAGAGAGACGTTCCTCTCCCACAGATCTCGACACTAA
- the LOC120105558 gene encoding uncharacterized protein LOC120105558 has protein sequence MTPETVAGNQTRMLELIEEVVGLVRQQWQQPQQPVQQDVSPPEQRRSIAEFKKMAPSAFKGTTSPQEAEAWIDEMEKAFRAIECTDEEKVRFAVYILLDRAHHWWKSVERTLAHEYEVVTGQRFHTVFYSKYFPSSRLRELERKFFNLNQEAITVDEYEAEFDRLSRFAPTFVMDAESQMRRFEEGLKPHLHRGLAAVHSTNYDDLVDRAKNMEIVRKETQDTKDRIQKRRSRDDDTHSGQNSSRIVKSRNKSW, from the coding sequence ATGACTCCGGAAACTGTTGCCGGAAATCAAACCCGGATGCTCGAACTGATTGAGGAGGTCGTTGGGTTAGTACGCCAACAGTGGCAACAACCTCAACAACCAGTCCAGCAGGATGTTAGTCCTCCTGAGCAAAGAAGGAGTATAGCAGAATTCAAGAAAATGGCTCCTTCGGCTTTTAAAGGCACCACCAGTCCTCAAGAGGCCGAAGCTTGGATAGACGAAATGGAGAAAGCCTTCAGAGCAATCGAGTGCACTGATGAAGAGAAAGTTAGGTTTGCTGTCTATATACTTTTggaccgagctcatcattggtggaaGTCAGTGGAGCGCACATTAGCACACGAGTATGAGGTAGTTACCGGGCAGAGATTTCATACAgtcttctactccaagtatttccccTCTAGTCGCCTGAGGGAGCTAGAGAGGAAATTTTTCAATCTGAATCAAGAAGCTATAACTGTGGATGAGTATGAGGCAGAATTTGACAGGCTATCTCGGTTTGCTCCCACCTTCGTCATGGATGCAGAGTCCCAGAtgaggagatttgaagaaggattgaagcctcactTACATCGGGGTTTGGCCGCAGTGCACTCAACAAATTATGATGACCTGGTAGATAGGGCCAAGAATATGGAAATTGTCAGGAAGGAAACACAAGATACAAAAGATAGAATACAAAAGAGGAGGAGCAGAGATGATGATACTCATAGTGGACAGAATTCTAGCAGGATAGTGAAATCTCGTAATAAATCTTGGTAA